GAGCCCATCCTTCCGACCGCTTGCCGTCACCTGCAATTGCTTGCAAGAGAAAAACAGGGAAAGGAATGAAAACATTGAAAAGAGGAGatctggagaaaaaaaaagatgtcataacTTGAGCATTAGGACTGTATTTCAGCTATGTATACCCAATGCTAGCAAAATATTAGAGTTTCATGTTAAATCAAGGATACTTTCTCACCTAGTTCATCACATCCTTCTGGTGAATAGAGGTTAGAAAGTGGCGAAGAAGCTTCCGAGCTCTTTTGAAACTCAGGATTCTCATACTCAAGATCATAATCAATTGACTGTGATCCGCCCTTTACAACTTGGGATGCCCCTCTTTTAGTTGGAGGATCTCCTGACCTCATCAGATTGGTATGGAGAGAAAACATACTTCTCAATGAATGCTTCTCCTGCTTAGACTCTGAAACAGATTTCCAACTTTCTGTTGTTTCTAGttcagctttcttcttcttggacTTCGAGAATTTAACCTCCTTTAAGagcattttcttttcagttgcATCCAGCTTGGATTTCCTCAGAATTGCTGACAAGATCTTATCTTTCTGCTCCAAATCCTTTCTCACCTTCACAACCTCCATGGATAGTTTTTGGGTCAACATCATTGACTCCTCCTTTTGCTCCAAGACTGCATCAAGCTCTTTCCTTTTAGCTTCAAGTTGCCTTAGTGCTCTACCCATCTCAGCTTCAAGCTGCCGTTGGTTAGATACGAGCTCAAGGAAGGCAGTTTTGTGCTTCAAAATATCAGTAGAATGCTCTTGAGCCTTACGCTTTGCTGTTTCTCTCAATTCTTCTGCAATTTTTTCAGTCTTCGCTAATTTTTCTTCGATCTCCTTCCTTTTATGCTCCTCTTCCTCCACGGCCTTGTCCTTGGACTGCACCAGAAGTTTCATATCGTTCAATTCTTCATTAAATTCAGAAATAGCTTCTTCATTCTTCTTCTCAAGAACCCTCAATTCACTCATAAGACCTCCAATGTGCTGTCGAAGCTCCTTCCTTTCGATCAACCAGCTCTGCTCTTGCGATGCAGAGATGCTAACAGCAACTTTCTCATTCGCTTTTGCATCGTCACTCCTTGTTTTCTTCAGCTCCATGATCTCTTTCTCAGCAGTCTCAAGCTTATGAAGAAGCTCACAGTGTTCGCCGTCTGCTCCTTCTCTCTGGATTTTCCAAACAAGCAATCTCAAGAGATGAGCACTTCCTCGAAGCATTTCATCGCACAATTCTGACCATCTATCGTCTTCCTTAACAGGCTCTGTCAAGACTTTGAGAGCAAAGAGAGCACAAGAAACACCAAAATACATTGGATAGAAGCTGTCACTCTTCCCTTCTGAGACTATCAAATAAGAACCAGAAACCTCCTTTCCATCCATTTCTGAGAAATCCCCTTCTGTTCCTTTCAAAATGCTAATTGGGGAATTAAAAGTTAAGAAACAACTTTAATTAGAAGCAATCCCAGATAAgttctaataaaaaacacatatatacTCGGTGGTCTAGCACAAATAATTGAGGCAAAAAGCATCTCAATAATTGAGAAACAGTAATGCACAGTGGCACACTTCTAGAGATACAAAAGGAAACATGAAATTCCATAATTCAAGAACAAATCATGCAGATGAACTTACTTCTGTAAAGGATTACAGATTCCTCAGCTCCAAAACCACAGGCCAAAGACTTCTGGGAAAGAAATTTAAGCTCAAAGACAGCAACTTTATGATCCAATGGAGACCTCAAGGACCACCTGCACCCAGCTGCAGAAAAACCTGTACTGCAATTATGATGTGAACAATAAATGACCAGAGAATGCCAAAAGCATTTGTATCCTTACACATGTACAAGGCTGCAAAATCAGTTAAAAAGGGATATAGTGTAACAGAATAgaagaaaacaatgaaaagtTTCCCATTTTTTGAGAGAGAAACTGATCATCCAAGAACTCCCCACTTCCACTACTTTTCAGTACCCTTTTTCCTTTCTATCCTTCTTCAAATCATGTGACAAACGTCATGCGAAACCAAAGCCCTGGACTCCTAGTAGCTTTTCACCATTTCCATATAGTAAGATCCAAGAGTTGAAGAAGACAAAAAGAAGCGTATCTGCATCAAGAAAGTCATTGGAATACAGTATTTATCCCATGTGGCTTGCCTGTCTAGTATACAATACAGTACAGtacattacaaaaatacaaaagagagataaaaaaaaataaaaaaaagctatttcTTCAGTTATCATACGATTCCTCCAATgtgaaaatggtttttttcaaaGTTGATGACAACTCTCACCAACCTCTAACAGATCAGTCAATGATATCCTGTATGGTTTCAACGCGAGAAATATGAACCACAGAAGCTTCAATACCTTGACAGGGAGCACACTGTCATGTCCTTTTTACCATTCGTATCTTGCATCTGCGAATTTGAAGTAGTTTTTTAGCTAGAACCAGAAAGTCAAACCTCTTTGCCCCTAACTTACcctaaaataagaagaagaaaaccccgcctcccatttttattaaaaaaaacccacttgATATAGATATTTAAAGAAACATAAAGAATCATGtaataagatttgttttttcggTGAGGGGCAATTCCTGCAAATATCACTTTCAGTACGTATTTCACTGTCATCATGATGATCAATCCACCTAAGAGAAGCCAAGTCTTCATGGGGCCAAAAGGATTGGTCGCCTCCTCAATTTGCTTCCCTGGTTGAGACCTGTAAAGCATGCATGAACTTGCTCAACAAAAGCTGTACAAGTCCATTCCAAGATCCGCCATTGGAACCTCGACTTCATGTTCTTGGATTCATTAATTTGATTGTATACCAagcaacctctctctctctctctctcttgcagATATATAGTCACTGGAAATTACCACTTGCCTGCATTAGAAGGATAACAGCCTCAAAGACGACGACATTTTGGCTAGTTTCTGTTGTCTTATTATCATTGAAATATTGATACTGTGTTTATGATTTATtagaatatattaaactaatccTAGTGCTTGTATAATATCCCGTCTTCCTCAAACAGGCTGagcatgattttttcttttttcttaaatgatgAAGGGTAGGCTTCAAAAATGCCTCTACATAGTTTCGATTTTTGCTCtcgaattattattttttttgttaactttactcttaaaatcttaagaaaaatcttaattaaagactaattaatttcatctattttttaaatatatattttcatctgATAGTACTCTAGAAAACGATAtcattttataagaaatttaactttttttaattaaattattctaacagaaaatcttaattaattaagaaatcaaaCTAGTTTGAgaataaaactaataataaaaaacagtttGGAAGATAAAAATTCATCACAAGAAAGTCCAGACATTGAATCTTATTTGAAGA
The sequence above is drawn from the Populus alba chromosome 15, ASM523922v2, whole genome shotgun sequence genome and encodes:
- the LOC118057115 gene encoding uncharacterized protein isoform X3, translated to MDGKEVSGSYLIVSEGKSDSFYPMYFGVSCALFALKVLTEPVKEDDRWSELCDEMLRGSAHLLRLLVWKIQREGADGEHCELLHKLETAEKEIMELKKTRSDDAKANEKVAVSISASQEQSWLIERKELRQHIGGLMSELRVLEKKNEEAISEFNEELNDMKLLVQSKDKAVEEEEHKRKEIEEKLAKTEKIAEELRETAKRKAQEHSTDILKHKTAFLELVSNQRQLEAEMGRALRQLEAKRKELDAVLEQKEESMMLTQKLSMEVVKVRKDLEQKDKILSAILRKSKLDATEKKMLLKEVKFSKSKKKKAELETTESWKSVSESKQEKHSLRSMFSLHTNLMRSGDPPTKRGASQVVKGGSQSIDYDLEYENPEFQKSSEASSPLSNLYSPEGCDELAIAGDGKRSEGWARSEAGKHAATIEKRHRLEIDAFAEQMRLKDEKLEAFRWRMLSMEVESKRLQSHIEGLNRDVSRISHENMKLEALLLERQKESTDFKDQLKAQIKPQSHQQANLSSSLDDPALVHDSILSRAKNVKKEPTENNQEERVHLTETSQEKNTEKEEEEEDEEALHNQSRNVSKTVQSPENEFEEEKDVSTQGCTQDASASPVVVDTVEKTALTSQSLMKTNNSTWGMDLHALGVSYKIKRLKQQLLMLERLTGKQDSGEHSGNSDEAKNGMKAFQALMSLLNKQVNKYQSLQEKTDELCKRMTLVAEIPALALLGRREKLKH